One stretch of Euphorbia lathyris chromosome 7, ddEupLath1.1, whole genome shotgun sequence DNA includes these proteins:
- the LOC136235380 gene encoding calcium-dependent protein kinase 11: MNETTGSSSKPRSARSVLPYQTPRLRDHYLIGKKLGQGQFGTTYLCTNKATNKQYACKSIPKRKLLCKEDYEDVWREIQIMHHLSEHPNVVQIKGTYEDSMFVHLVMELCAGGELFDKIVAKGHYSEKEAAKLIKTIVGVVEACHSLGVMHRDLKPENFLFDVPEDDAHLKTTDFGLSIFYKPGQRFSDVVGSPYYVAPEVLLKHYGPEIDVWSAGVILYILLTGVPPFWAENESGIFKLILRGKLDFESEPWPTISDSAKDLIRKMLERDPRTRISAHEVLCHPWIVDDRMAPDKPLDSAVLSRLKKFSAMNKLKKMALRVIAERLSEEEIGGLKELFKMIDTDNSGTITFEELKEGLKRVGSQLMESEIKALMEAADIDNSGSIDYGEFIAATLHLNKMEREENLHAAFGYFDKDGSGYITVDELQQACKDFGLDDLHLDDMINEIDQDNDGRIDYAEFTAMMRTGDEAGVGISRTMRSNLNFHLGDALGIKDPESSDKPTD, from the exons ATGAATGAAACTACAGGATCATCATCAAAACCAAGGTCTGCACGTTCTGTTCTTCCATATCAGACCCCAAGACTACGGGACCATTACCTGATTGGCAAGAAATTGGGCCAAGGCCAATTCGGCACAACCTATCTCTGTACCAACAAGGCCACAAACAAACAATACGCCTGCAAATCAATCCCTAAGCGGAAGCTTCTTTGCAAAGAAGATTATGAAGATGTATGGAGGGAGATCCAAATCATGCATCACCTCTCTGAACATCCAAATGTGGTTCAAATCAAAGGTACCTATGAGGATTCTATGTTTGTTCATTTGGTTATGGAGCTTTGCGCCGGTGGAGAGCTTTTTGATAAGATCGTAGCCAAAGGCCATTATAGCGAGAAGGAGGCTGCTAAATTGATCAAGACCATTGTTGGTGTCGTTGAGGCTTGCCATTCTTTAGGGGTTATGCATAGGGATCTTAAGCCTGAGAATTTCTTGTTTGATGttcctgaagatgatgctcatCTTAAGACTACGGATTTTGGGCTCTCTATCTTTTATAAGCCAG GACAACGGTTTTCGGACGTAGTTGGAAGTCCATATTATGTTGCACCTGAGGTTTTGCTCAAGCATTATGGACCTGAAATAGATGTCTGGAGTGCAGGAGTTATACTTTACATCTTGTTAACTGGAGTTCCTCCTTTCTGGGCAG AAAATGAATCAGGAATTTTCAAACTGATCTTGAGAGGCAAGTTGGATTTTGAATCTGAGCCATGGCCCACTATCTCAGATAGTGCAAAAGATTTGATTCGAAAGATGCTTGAGCGGGATCCAAGAACAAGGATTTCTGCTCATGAAGTATTAT GTCACCCGTGGATCGTGGATGACAGAATGGCCCCTGATAAACCTCTGGATTCTGCAGTCTTGTCACGTCTGAAGAAATTCTCGGCAatgaataaacttaaaaagaTGGCTTTGCGC GTCATAGCAGAAAGGCTGTCTGAGGAAGAGATCGGTGGTTTGAAAGAGTTGTTTAAAATGATTGATACAGACAACAGTGGGACAATTACATTTGAGGAACTTAAAGAGGGTCTGAAGAGAGTTGGTTCTCAGTTGATGGAATCTGAAATCAAGGCTCTAATGGAGGcg GCGGATATAGACAATAGTGGATCAATAGACTATGGTGAATTTATTGCTGCTACTTTGCACTTAAATAAAATGGAGAGGGAAGAGAATTTGCATGCAGCCTTCGGCTATTTTGACAAAGATGGGAGTGGTTACATAACAGTCGATGAGCTTCAACAGGCTTGCAAAGACTTCGGCCTAGATGATCTTCATCtggatgacatgatcaatgAAATTGACCAGGATAAT GATGGACGAATCGACTATGCGGAGTTCACTGCAATGATGAGAACAGGAGATGAAGCAGGAGTTGGAATAAGCAGAACTATGAGAAGCAATCTCAACTTTCATTTAGGTGATGCTTTGGGAATTAAGGATCCAGAAAGTAGTGATAAACCAACTGATTGA